From the genome of Longispora fulva:
CAGGTACCCCGCGAGGGCCTCATGGTCGCCTGGCCCGGCGAGCGACGACTGATCGAACGACTCCTGGGTTGGTCGTTGGGCGGAGGCGGTCGTGGTGGCCGTCGATGCGGTGCGGATGTCGGTGCGAGCCGAGGACGGTTCCGTGCTGGCAGTCGATGGGCTTCCGTGGCCAGCGACTTGGCGGTCCCGCGCTGGCGCGCCCCGTTGGACACCCTGGCCGGCCTGTTGGTCGGGGCCAGGGCCGCCGACTACCTGGACGAGCCCGTCACCCAAGCCGCCCACATGCTCCGGGCCGCAGCTCTCGCCGAGTCCGCCGATGCCCCCGACACCCAGATCGCCGCCGCGCTGCTGCACGACGTCAGCGACTTCACCGGCGCGGACCTGATGGCCGGCACCGACTACCGGCACTGCCAGGTCGGCGCGGACTGGCTCTCCCGATGGTTCCCGCCGGCCGTGACGGAGCCCGCCCGGCTGCACGTGGCGGCTAAGCGGTACCTGTGCACGGTGGATCCGGAGTATCTGAGCCGACTGAAGGAGGCGTCGGTGTACGCGCGGCGGTGTAGAGCGAGCCGATGTCACCTGAGGTGGCCGCGTTCGAGGCGGAGCCGAATGCGGAGGCGGCGGTGGCGGCGCGGCGGTGGGATGACGGGGCGAAGGACCCGGGCGTCGTGACCGGGGACTTCGCGCATTTCCGGGCCGTGCTGGAGCGCGTGCTGCGCTACTAGCGTGGCCTTGCCGCGGGTCAGCGGTCCACAGTGTGGGCTGGTCCGATCCACGGGGTCGGAGTCGGTCCCTCGGAGAGCCCGCCCCGTACGCTATAACTCGGGGCGCGACGTAGGGGACGGCCCGAATCCCCGGGGACTCCTCATCACGACGGCAATCAAACTGAAGATCCCGAAGGCTATGCCGAACATGAAGTACCTCTGAGGGTCGAGCCCCTTCCTCTGCGCAACCGCCTTCGCCAGGAATGCCGAAGTGAATCCCATGGCAACTATTGCGACCAAAACGAAGTCCGCCATACTGGTTCCTTGTCGTAGCGACTGCGGGTGGGTCCGAATTGTCGCGCCCACCCGCAGGTTAGCCTACATGGATTCGAAATCCTGCCACACCGAGGTCACGGTAAATGCATCCCACGGCATGAAGAACATCCTCCGACGGTACTCCGTGATGTCCCTTTCGGTTCGGAACTCCAATTGCCCGTCGTTGAGTCGCGCGTACGTCTGTTCCCGGTAACGGAATTGATACTTCACGTCGTGGATAGCCACCATGACGGTGCCGACTGGAGGACTCAACGCCCCTGCGGCCCATTTCACGCCCTCGCTGTACTTGTGGTCTTTGGTATCCATGAGATCAAATCCGTTACCCTCCCAGTCCGATACGCGAACATCTGACGATGTCGCCACGAGGACCCATGGTGTCTTTTTGGCCTTTTTCTGCGGGGCGCGGTTTCCAGCAAGCTTCGGAGGTGGTGTCGGTTGCGGGCTATGGAGACCGGGGCAAAAGAATTCACACAAAGAGACTCCGGTACCGAAGCAGGCCTTCTGTAATGCGCAAGTGAGGGTATTGTCCTGACCCGTGCAGGGGCCGACAAAGCCTGGAGATCCGCATCCGTCCGAGGGCGTGTCGCGACATGATCCTCCGTTGCCGCAGCGCCATCCGTCTTCAGGTTCCCAAGGGTCACCGGCGTCGTCGTAGCCGCCGCACGGGCCATCATTGCAATCCTCGTGATGCGAGCCGCCCGATGACGAGTTCCCGACTGGGCTGCATCCGTTTCCATCGTCTTCGCATAGCCCGGTTGGATCACTGCTCGTGGCCGGTGCATTGCTGGCGTAAGCAAATCCGTGCCAGCTTTGCGGGTCTGTGGCGTCGAAGACTGGGTCGACGGAGACGAAGCGGCCGGTTTTCGGGTTGTAGTCGCGGGCCCCGACGTGCACGAGGGCAGTGTCCGGGTCGTTCACGCCGTCCACGAACCCGTGTTCGGTCGGCCATACCGCTGTCGTGCCCCGGACACCGCCGAACGGGTCAGTTCGCCGCCGCGTCACGGTCAGGTCGGTGGCTTTGACGCTGGCCTGGCCTGTGCCGTGGTGGTCGGTCACCATCCAGGCCAGTCCGCCTGAGGTGGTACGGACCGCGCCTGGGTACGTCCGGGTCGCTGTCGCGGCGGACGTCGGGGTGTTGGCGTGCAGTTCGGTCGTGCCGAGGTAGACCGTGGTGCCGGTGGTGTCCTTGCGCAGGATCCGGTTGCCGTCGGCGTCGTACACGTAGCTGGTGGTGGCCCCGCCGGATATCGCAATGGAGGCGAGTTTGCCCAGTTCGTTGAAGGTGTAGTTGGCGGAGTTGTGTGACTGGGTGTTGCCGGCCGCGTCGTAGCTGAGCGAGTCGGTGGTGACGGCCGTGCCGGTGCCGATCTTGGTGTCGACCTTGGTGAGGCTGTGCGGGCGGAGCGCCTTGGCTGCCGGGTTGGTGTAGGTGCGGGTGGTGTCGGAGGCGCCGCTGAGGCCGTGCTTGAGCTCGGTCTTGCGGTTGCCGACGTTGTCGAAGGTGTAGGTGGTCCAGTACGGGTCCGCGCCGCCGATCACCCCGGCCGTCGGGCTGGCCTGGCAGGTGCTGGCGGTCGTGGTCCAGGATTCGGTCATCCGGCGCAGGCCGTCGTAGCCGAAGCACTGGTTGGCGATGACCGCGCCGGTCTTGTTCTCGTTGACTCCGGTCACGTTGCCGACGGCGTCGTAGGCATAGATCTCGTTGTACTGCTCCTCGAACCCGCCGACGGCGCCGACCTTCTCGGTGTCGAGCTGCGACTTGGTGAGCCGGCCGGTGTACTCCTCCCGGAAGGTGGTCGCCTTGATCTGCTTGCCGGCGGCACCCCTCACGCTCTGGTACAGCGCGCCGTCGTAGAAGTAGATGGCGTTGGCCAGGTAGGTATCCAGGCCGGTCGCGGAGATCTGCTGTCCGATCGAGTTGTAGCCGGAGCTCACCGTCTCTGCCGCCAGTCCACCGGCGGCCGGGTATCCGACCGTGGCCAGGGAACCGTCCGGCTTATACGTGGCCGTCGAGGTGTAGGTGCCGGCCAGGGTGCCCGCCGACGCCGGAATGGTCACTGAGTTGCCCAGCGGCCGATAGCCATCGTCGTAGCCGGTCACCGCGGTGGTGTACGCGTCGGTGCCCTCGTACTTCGTTGACGAGGTGAGCTGCCCCTTGGCCACGGTGTCGTAGGTCCAGGACGCGTATCGGGTGCCGGCCAGGCTGTCTTTGAACACCCCGGTCTTGCGGCCCAGGTTGTCGTATCCGAACGCCAGCTTCACGTTGCGGGCATCGGTCGTGGTCAGGACCTGACCGGCGTCGTCGTAGGTCAGGTTGGTGGTGCCGGCGTCCGGGTCAGACTTCGTCTTCGCCCGGCCACGGATGTCGTAGCCGGTGGTCCACACGTTGCCGTCGGTGTCGGTGACTGTGGTCTGCCGGCCGAGGATGTCGTAGCCGAACGTCGAGTCCAGGAACGAGCCGGACACGACCGAGCCCTTGTACTGCCGAATCTTCGCCTTCCGGCCCCGCGCGTCGGCGTACACCGTGGTGGCGGTGCCACCTGCCGGCGGGGTGACGGTGACCGAATCACCGGTGTAGGACGTGCTGGTGACCAGCCCGGCGCCGACCTGGTTGTTGTTGCGGTCCAGCCCGGTGATGGTGTCGGTGACGGTGCGGCCCAGGTTGTCGTACCCGATGGCGTGTCTGGTCTTGACATCGGTGGCGAGGAAGGTCAGCAGGCCCCCGGATGGCGCGGCGGTCGCCTTGAACGTCGAGGTGGACGCGACCAGACCACGGGGATCGTAAGCCGTGTCGTTGACCGCGTTCTTCCCGTCCTGGGTCGCGGTCTGGGTCTGTCTCGGCCGGAACAGCGAGTCATAGATCTCGTAGGACGAGACGGTGGACCCGTTCGGGATCAGCCGGCTGGTCTTCACCGATGGGACGGCGGAGTTCGACAAGGTGTACTCGTAGGCGATGTTCGCGGTCTGCGCGGTGGTGCGCCCCGGTTGCCAGACCTTCAGCAGCCGGCCGAGCGCGTCGTAGCTGGCCTGGGTCGTCTTGTTGTTGGGGTCGACGACGGAGGTTGGCTGCGACCACGCGGTGTCGAACGTCGACGTGGTGGCGTGCCCGGCCGCGTTGGTGGTGACGACCTGCGTGACCGGTCCTGCACCCGCCGGGGTGTAGCTGGTCGTGGTGGCGCGGTTGAGCGCGTCGTAGGTCTTGATTGTCCGGCCGAGTGCGTCGAATTCCGTCTTCCCGACGGTGGTATACGTGACCGGGGAGCCGTTGGACAGGGCGTCGGTCCTGGTGGGAAGGCCCTTGGTCGGCGCGGCGGCCAGGTCGATGGAGGTGTCGTAGTAGGTGCGGCTGCCGCCCAGTGGCGCGCCTGTCGGGGTGCCGGCGGGGCATGCCTTCGTTTCGACCTGCGAGACAGTGGCGAGGATAAACGCCGTGTAGTTGCGGTTGTAGGTGGTGGTGGAGCACACGGTGTCGGCCGTGTCGACGTCGGTGATCGTGGTGCCGTTGCTGGTGACGGTCACTTCGCCCTTGTCGACGACCGAGACGGGGTAGCCGTCAGTGTCGAAGGCGGTGGTGCTCTCGGTGACCCGGTCGCCCGCGCTGACCTTGGTGTGGGTGCGGCTCAGCTTCTCCCGGATCCGGAAGGCCCAGCCGATCTCGCCGACGTAGGGCAGGGGCTGGCCGGCCAGCTGGCGGGCGTCCCAGTCGTGGACGGTGCGGGTGGCGGCGACCCCGCCATCGAGGACCTGTTCCTCCCAGACCTGGCCGCGCAGGACGGACCAGTCGTCGATCGTGGTGCCTTCGGAGTTGGTCATCTTGACGTGGCGGATGGTGGACTGGTCGTTGGCGATGCGGTCGCCGTCGAGACCGCGCATATAGAGCTTCTTGGTGACGGACTTGCGGCCGGCGCCGTCGTCGCGAGTGGTGGTGACGGTGGGGTAGCCGCGCCAGTCCGACCAGGTCCGATCTGCAAACGGGGTTTGGAACGCGTTCTGGTTATAGCCCCACAGGGTGACGGGGTGTCCGTCGGTGGTGGAGGCGCCGTCGGTGGAGTAGGCGTAGCTGGTCTTGACGTCGGGTGAGCCGCCGGTGGGGTCGTGTTCGGTGACGCTCTTGACGACGTACTTGTACCACCAGGTCCAGTCGACGGGGTCGGTGGCGTTGGGCTTGGCCAGGAGCAGGAAGCAGCGGCCGTTGTTGTCGACGTTGTTCGGGTACGACGTGCAGGATGCCGGTTCATACTCGACCTCGGTGACCGCGCCGGTCTCGGAGAAGATCTGCCACATCCGCCAGTGCTTCATCGGCGGAGTGCCGCCGTAGCGGTTGTCCAGCGCGGTGCCCTTGAACACGATGTTCGGCATCGTCACCGGCGTGGCGCCTGCGAGGCCGGTGTGACCGATGTTGTTCAGCCACAGGGACGGTGAGATGCCGTCATCCGTCGGCCAGAAGCCGGTGGGCGTGTCGTAGCGTTCGATGTCGCGGTACCCGGTGCCGGCCGCGTCGCGGACTCGCATGGTGACGGAGGACAGGGCGTTGATGGTGAAGAAGACGGGTGAGTAGATCCCGGGGCACGAGGTCGCGGTGTACACGCACACCTGGTCGAGCGGGGAGTCGGGCCACTGGTCGAACTGGGACTCGTCACACGACGGCTGGCCCGGCTGGTAGCAGCGGAACGTCAGTCCGAAGTCGATGACGTACGGGGCGTTGCTGCCGTTCTCAGAGCCCGCCCGGGTGCCGTACTCGATCCGAATCAGGGTGTTGGCTCGGTCGTAGGCGGCGGCGGTGGTGTTGAGGTTCTGGCCGTAGCGCTCCCACTCGCGTTCGTAGTAGTACGTCATCGAGTTGTCGCGGGTGTCCTGCACGTAGTCCAGGCCCCACCGCCAGCCCATCTTGCACGCCGAGGCGGCGAACCCTGCGGCGTTGTAGCACGGCTCGCCGGGATTGTTGGAGTACACGGGCACAGCGAGGGTCGATTCGGTCTCCACGCCCTGGGATGCGAGGCGGTGGTTGCTGCCGAAGTAGTAGCGGGTGCCGTCGGGGGTGGTGATGATCCAGTACTCGCCGTTGAAAGTCCCGTTGTCCGGCTGCGTCCCGCACAGGGTGCCCCAGCACTGGGTGACCTTCCAGCCCGGGTCGTTCTCGACATGCCAGCCAGTCTCGCCCGCGCCGTCATTGAACGCCCGCACCGTCTTGCCCGCAAGGGAGATAGTGACGTTGTCGTTCTTCCAGCACAGGTCACCGGTGTTGTTGCCGTCCTGCGAACACGACGCGTAGGTGCGCTCTACGAACCCGCCGGCCGACAGGTCCCAGCCCTCACCCAGGATGCCGGCCTGCCCGTTGGCCGCCGTGGTGCGCCCGTCGACCGCCGCCGAGGAGTACGACGCGGCCACAGCCGGGTTCAGCCCGCCCGATGACTGCGGCACCCGCATCTGGTAATTCCACGAGAACCCGCCACCGGACTCGCCAGCCGTCCAGGTCGCCGACGGCGACAATGGCGAGCGCGTGAAGTCCCCCGACGCGCCCGCCGGGGCCGCCGACAACGCGAACACCGCACCCGAAGACGACCCCGCCGCCCGCAGCGGGGCCGCCTTGCCCAGGGTGGCGCCCGCCGAGTCCGCTGGGGCCACCGTCATGTCGGCAGTCACGGTCTTGCGCGTTGGGTCGTTGGTCGACCGCACCGGCGTCTGCACCTGGCATTCCGGCTTGTCCGGGGTGGTCGCCGCACACGCCGGCAGCTGCACGATCCGCAGCCGGGAACCGTAGCCGCCACCGTAGGCGTCGGCGAAGCCGGAGTAGTCGAACTCCACCGCCGCCCGCCCGGCCGCAGACTGCATGTCGGCCCGGGACAGCCGCATCGCCACCCCACCCTTGACGGCCCTGCCCGCCACAGCCCGGTCCAGGATCTCCACCCGGACCCGGCCGGGCGCCGACGCCACCGCCGAACGCAACTGCTTCTCGTTGTCCGCCGGCGCCGCGTCCGCCGCGCTCGCAGGCACACCGACACGCACCGGCAGGACACCGGCCTTCACCAGGCCCGGCGCACCCGCCGACGGAGCAGCCGACAGGCTCCTCGCCGCCGCGGCCGGCGCACCCAGATCGACCTCCGCCGCGCCTGCCGCAGGCCACAGCGTCGCCTTCGGCCCCTTCAACCGGCCCGGCATCCCCGCCGGTACACCGGGACCGCCAGGGGCCCTCCCTGTCGCGGTCACCGGCTCATTCAGATCCGGAGCGCCATCACCCGGAGCCGCCAACGCCGGCACCGACGGAAGGAGACCGGCTGCGAGCCCCAGCGTCAGGGCAGCAAGCATCGAGGACAAACGAACTGAAGACACGACCAGACCCCCGGGCCGAAAAACATAACGGCCGAAAGGTAGGTGCCGACAAAACCCAAGGTCAAGGCAGCGTTCAAGCCGTTACATGCCCCTGTCCGATGCCTCCCGCGGTGAGAAGATGCCTCGATTGCAGAGCGTCACTCGGGGAACGCCGAATGTTATTTCGAACGCCTCATGGTCACCAAAGCTGGCTGTGAGCAGCGGTTCAAAACCGTGGCATTCATTCCAAATACCTCCGCCACGTCAGGCGAAAAGAGACCTTGGCCACCCGACTGCACCGACCGGCACCTCCCCCGCGACCGAGTTGTCCATCTCGACTGACGGGAAAGCCGTTCCATGGGTGGCCGACTGCGGCCTTACCCAGCCACGGGCGATCGGCTCGGCGCGGCACTGGCCCACTGCGTTCCCTGTGGCCGTTGAAACGGTCACCGACGTGGGACAAACGCTGTGGTCCGAGCAGGGCCAGCTTAGGAATGCCCAGCTTGCGCCGCATCAGAGTGGTCATCGAGATCGGAAAACTACAACGCCATCCCGCGACCCTAACCCGGCCAGGTCCCCCACGCGGCCCACCGTAACCGGCCGGATCATCGCTTCCAGGGGCGCGCCTGGTTTCATCAAGTACGGGACCGACCACGCCGGTCGAGCGCATGTCGGGTGCGGCAGCCATCGGTCATCGGCAGTGCGCAGCACTTCACCAGCGTCGGTAGGTCGACTGCCACACCCGGGTCGAGCGGACCTCGACACGCACAGCATGAACCCACGACCAAATGCGCGGCTTCCCATGAGCGCGACGACGCCGATCCCGTTATGCGATCGACGAGAGCGGCGGGCGCCCTCGGAAGGCGCCCGCCGCAGGTCCGGCAGGGGTCAGTCGACCGGGCTGGCCCGCCGGACCCGGATGTCGAAGTACGAGACCACCCAGTCGGAGGCCAGCTCCTCCCTGAGGCGGCGGGACAGCAGGACGCCGCGTTCGGCGAACTGGTCAGCCACCTGGGGGGTGGGGAACCCGGAGGAGGCCGGGTCGTCGCGGTTCAGGGTGGCGTCGAACTCATCCCCCCACTGCTCGAGGTCGGTGGCCAGACCGGATGACAGGCCGAGTACGGGGTCATGCGGGGACACGTTGACCTCGCCGCCGTGCCCGTGGCACCACAACGGGTGGCACTCGTAGTCGGGCATGAGTCGGATGGTGCGTTGACTGCCGGTCATTGCGGTGATCCTGTCAGATTCGCTCCGACGATGAAGCCGTTGCTGCCCACCGATACGGCGACTGTCCACGTCTTGCCATTGTAAAGAACCTGGAAGATCGGGCGCCCCGTGCCCTTGCCCTGGTACCCGATGATAGTTCCCTCGGTCGCGGCCTTGAGCACGAAGTCCGGGATCTGTTCGGCCGAGAGCCCCTTGGCGACGAAGTCGGTGCCGTGCTCCTCCATGATGTGCACCAGTCCGCCGTTGGAACTGCCCGTCTCCAGGAACACGATCTTGCCTTCCGCGTTGCGGGCGACCCCGATGACATCGGCGGCGCTGAAATTCACCCCGTTGGCCGCGAGCTCGTCGATCAGGCCCTGGTTGGCTGCCGCGCGCTCCAGAATGGCCATGGTCTCCGGCGCCATCTCCACCATGCGAGCGGCGGCGATGGCCCGGTCGATTCCGATCCCGGACTTCAGCGCCGTCCCGACCCCGCGGACCACCTCGACGACCTTGGCGAGCCGCCCCGGCGGGGTGATCATGACGGCGGCCCAGCCGCAGTCGGCACTGGCCTGTCCGTTCACGACCGAGTTGGCGCAGTGGGTGAACGTCCGATACGTCATGTCCTTGAGGTTCTCCACCACCTCCTCGAACTTGTCCTTGGCGGTGAACAGGACCACGGTGTCGGGCCGGTCGATGGTCGTGACCTTGGTGTCCAGGTAGGTGCGGGTGCAGTCCACCGTCATCGTCGCCAGGTCCGGCGTGCCGCAGTTGAGCAGCCGGTAGACGAATGTGCTCTTGAGGTGGTGGACAACCGGAATCCGGCAGGCCGCGTTGGGATCACCGACGGTGCCGGTGAAGTTGCAGGTCCACGCGTCGGCGGTGATCGTGTCCTCGAGCCGGTAGTCGGTGAGCACCCCGCCGATCCCGGTCGGCCCCGGCCTGGTCTGCTGGTCGACCGTGATCTGATCTCTGGCCTTCGCCTCGGCCAGTGCCGCCGCGTCCTGAGCCTGTTGGGCGCTGACCTGCGCACTGGCGGCGGCAGCCTCGGCGGCGGTTGCGTCACGTTCGGCGGAGGTCGCCGCCGTGCGCGCCGTGGCGGCGTCGGCGGCTGCGACACTCGCCGCGGTCCGCGCCGCAGCGGCATCCCTCTCCGCCGCCGTCGCGGCGTCCCGGGCAGCCGAGGCGTCCCCGCTCGCCGCTACCGCCGAGGCGGCGGCGGTGGCCGCGTCCTGCTTGGCCTGCGCCTCCAGAGCGGCGGTGTTCGCATCGGACTGCGCGGCCGCTGCCGCGTCCACTGCTGCCGCGACGGCCGAGACCCGGGCCGCGGACACCGACTGCACGGCACCGGTGGCCTCGCCGGCGGCGTACGCCGCGGACTGGGCCGCCGCCTTGGCGTCGCCCGTGGCCTTGTCCGCCAGGGCCTTGGCATCGACTGCCGCCTTGCCGGCCTGCGCGGCCTGAGCCTGGGCTACAGCGTCTTGTTGCTCGGCGATCGTCTTGGAGGACTGTCCGACAAGGACAGCGAGCCCCGCGGAGACGTCGGCCTGCCGGAACGGGCTTCCGAGCGCGATGGCGTCGTTCGCTGGGGCGATGACCGCCGAGGCCGAGTCCCTGGCGGCCATGGCGGAGCGCCCAGCCGCGTACGCGTACCCGGCCGTGCGCGCCGCGTCCCACTGCGCCTGCTCGGCCTGGAACTTCGCCGCACCCGAGTCGGTTTTCGCCTTCGCCGCATCGGCCTTCGCTGAATCGGCCAGGGCCTGCGCGGCCGTGACGTTCGCCGAGGCGAGCCCGGATGCGACGATCGCGTCAGCGGCCGCCGCGTGCGCGGTGAGCGCCTGCGCATGTGTGTCCGCCGCGTCCGCGGCCGCGCTGTTCGACGCCGCGTGGGCCCGTTCGGCGGCGCCGGTCGCCTGGGTGGCGGCGGTGCGGGCCGCAACAGCGGCGTTGCCGGCGGCCGTGGCGTCGGTGCGAGCCGCGTTCGCGGCGGTGTTTGCCGTGGTCGCCGCCGATCGGGCGGCCGTGGCTGCCTGCCGGGCGGCGTCGGCGGAGGCGGTCCCGGCGGCGGCCGCAGAGGCCGCCTCCATGGCCTCGGCCCGGCCTTCCACGGCGTCCCCGTTGTCCGCCGCCGTCATCGCCGCGCTCCGGGCCGTGGCCGCCCGGCTCTCGGCGGCCTCGGCGTCGACGCGGTTGCTTGCGGCCGTCGCCGCAGCCGCTTGAGCGGCAGCGGCCGCGGTGGCCGCCTTGGCCTGCTGGGCCTGGGCCGCGGCTTCGGCCGTCGCCGCCAGTGCCCGCTGGGTGTCGGCCGTGGCCCGCGCGGCGGCGGCCCTGGCCTGTTCCGTCTGGGCGACCTGCCTCTGCGCGGCGGCCTTGGCGGCCGAGACCTTCGCGGCGGCTTCGGCGTTCGCCGCCGCCGTCCGGTCGGCCTTCGCCCGGGTCGCGGCCTGTGCGGCCTGGTCGGCCTGGGCCTTGGCCGCGACGGCGGCGGCGTGGGCCTGGTCGGCTGCTTCCTTCGCCGCGGCGCGCTGGAACTCGGCCTGCAGGGCGTGGCCCTGGGTCTGGGCGAGAGCGAACAGCGCGCCGGAGTCGGCGACGGAGGCCTGGGTGGCGTTGGTGGCGGTGGAGGTGGCGTTCGCCGCGGCCTGGGCGGCTGCGGCGGAGGCCTTGGTGACCTGCGCGGACTGCTGCGCGTACGCCAACCCGCGACCGTAGGGGGTGCCGTTGAGCTGGGCGATCTGCCCCGCCAGGTCCTGCGCCCCGGCGACCTTCGCGGCCTGGACCTGCGCGGAGGAGGCTGCCTGGGTGGCGATGCCCAACTGCACTGCGGTCTCGGACTTGGCGTGCGCGATCGCGGTGGCCGCCGTGTCGAACGAGGCCTTTCTCGGGTAGCCGATCTCGTTCGTCGGGCGGGCGAGCCAGTAGGCCTGCCAGTTCGTCAGCTGCGAGGCGATCCACGACTGCCCGACCGCCTCGACCATCGCCTCAGCCGCGGCTTTCAAGTCGGTTGAGGCCTGGGCCTCGGCGGCTAGGATCGTCGCCCGGGGGCCGGCCTGGGCGGCGAGTTCGGCGGCCCATTCGGCACCGGCGGTGGATGCCTCCAGGTCCAGGGCGCCGTTCAACGCGATCGGGTTGCCGCTCTCGCACGAGGCGAAACGCAGTTTCAGCGCCTCGACGTCCTGGCGGAACTCCACCGTGCCCGGGGCCGGGGCCCTGGTAGGGAAGCCGCCCTGTTGCAGGAACAGCCG
Proteins encoded in this window:
- a CDS encoding RICIN domain-containing protein, encoding MSRVVARVLLVLSVLAASLSLGIGPAAADPPDSTAVQIVNNNSHLCLDIAASRTDSGAPAQQWECGGTAAQKWTLVPLSYGTYRIQNANSHLCLEIGGWRTDNEATANQGDCHTGTDQQWRLTSRGTGLVDLRNVNSSKCLLSRGSTHGTAGLQYDCDPAYGDQVWALGYGGPKATAPASGEVAHYAFDETTGTTARNALPGGADATLVGGAAWDTEKSADSPQSLGARSVALNGNGSSVTAPVALAADQSFTVSTWVKVNQLGHVRTILSQDGARVSSFYLKVLPDGRQQFILPRTDSETTAWDVVYGPAVTLNTWTHLTGVYDASAKQIRLYVNGTRVATSGRAAPLKGSGGLQIGRGWWSGHTADYLDGKVDEVRAWQSALPDADIAALMGGAGPFLLAGQPQIREDTCRLGFVAHVGGPAMKATAQAGLASTSPAELHRLASPDTMPGYQQDKDALWAKFQAMNDRASAWEVPLAGLTVPFVTDAAFQHAPAIGDAIAGFYAKQWWEQWDHFFVPLAPQASQAAQDTVKQMYVAQYPDVKRADYATDAEYRAASDRTDYARSMWYVFGGTTGVRNADDVRLFLQQGGFPTRAPAPGTVEFRQDVEALKLRFASCESGNPIALNGALDLEASTAGAEWAAELAAQAGPRATILAAEAQASTDLKAAAEAMVEAVGQSWIASQLTNWQAYWLARPTNEIGYPRKASFDTAATAIAHAKSETAVQLGIATQAASSAQVQAAKVAGAQDLAGQIAQLNGTPYGRGLAYAQQSAQVTKASAAAAQAAANATSTATNATQASVADSGALFALAQTQGHALQAEFQRAAAKEAADQAHAAAVAAKAQADQAAQAATRAKADRTAAANAEAAAKVSAAKAAAQRQVAQTEQARAAAARATADTQRALAATAEAAAQAQQAKAATAAAAAQAAAATAASNRVDAEAAESRAATARSAAMTAADNGDAVEGRAEAMEAASAAAAGTASADAARQAATAARSAATTANTAANAARTDATAAGNAAVAARTAATQATGAAERAHAASNSAAADAADTHAQALTAHAAAADAIVASGLASANVTAAQALADSAKADAAKAKTDSGAAKFQAEQAQWDAARTAGYAYAAGRSAMAARDSASAVIAPANDAIALGSPFRQADVSAGLAVLVGQSSKTIAEQQDAVAQAQAAQAGKAAVDAKALADKATGDAKAAAQSAAYAAGEATGAVQSVSAARVSAVAAAVDAAAAAQSDANTAALEAQAKQDAATAAASAVAASGDASAARDAATAAERDAAAARTAASVAAADAATARTAATSAERDATAAEAAAASAQVSAQQAQDAAALAEAKARDQITVDQQTRPGPTGIGGVLTDYRLEDTITADAWTCNFTGTVGDPNAACRIPVVHHLKSTFVYRLLNCGTPDLATMTVDCTRTYLDTKVTTIDRPDTVVLFTAKDKFEEVVENLKDMTYRTFTHCANSVVNGQASADCGWAAVMITPPGRLAKVVEVVRGVGTALKSGIGIDRAIAAARMVEMAPETMAILERAAANQGLIDELAANGVNFSAADVIGVARNAEGKIVFLETGSSNGGLVHIMEEHGTDFVAKGLSAEQIPDFVLKAATEGTIIGYQGKGTGRPIFQVLYNGKTWTVAVSVGSNGFIVGANLTGSPQ
- a CDS encoding RHS repeat domain-containing protein — protein: MPASAADAAPADNEKQLRSAVASAPGRVRVEILDRAVAGRAVKGGVAMRLSRADMQSAAGRAAVEFDYSGFADAYGGGYGSRLRIVQLPACAATTPDKPECQVQTPVRSTNDPTRKTVTADMTVAPADSAGATLGKAAPLRAAGSSSGAVFALSAAPAGASGDFTRSPLSPSATWTAGESGGGFSWNYQMRVPQSSGGLNPAVAASYSSAAVDGRTTAANGQAGILGEGWDLSAGGFVERTYASCSQDGNNTGDLCWKNDNVTISLAGKTVRAFNDGAGETGWHVENDPGWKVTQCWGTLCGTQPDNGTFNGEYWIITTPDGTRYYFGSNHRLASQGVETESTLAVPVYSNNPGEPCYNAAGFAASACKMGWRWGLDYVQDTRDNSMTYYYEREWERYGQNLNTTAAAYDRANTLIRIEYGTRAGSENGSNAPYVIDFGLTFRCYQPGQPSCDESQFDQWPDSPLDQVCVYTATSCPGIYSPVFFTINALSSVTMRVRDAAGTGYRDIERYDTPTGFWPTDDGISPSLWLNNIGHTGLAGATPVTMPNIVFKGTALDNRYGGTPPMKHWRMWQIFSETGAVTEVEYEPASCTSYPNNVDNNGRCFLLLAKPNATDPVDWTWWYKYVVKSVTEHDPTGGSPDVKTSYAYSTDGASTTDGHPVTLWGYNQNAFQTPFADRTWSDWRGYPTVTTTRDDGAGRKSVTKKLYMRGLDGDRIANDQSTIRHVKMTNSEGTTIDDWSVLRGQVWEEQVLDGGVAATRTVHDWDARQLAGQPLPYVGEIGWAFRIREKLSRTHTKVSAGDRVTESTTAFDTDGYPVSVVDKGEVTVTSNGTTITDVDTADTVCSTTTYNRNYTAFILATVSQVETKACPAGTPTGAPLGGSRTYYDTSIDLAAAPTKGLPTRTDALSNGSPVTYTTVGKTEFDALGRTIKTYDALNRATTTSYTPAGAGPVTQVVTTNAAGHATTSTFDTAWSQPTSVVDPNNKTTQASYDALGRLLKVWQPGRTTAQTANIAYEYTLSNSAVPSVKTSRLIPNGSTVSSYEIYDSLFRPRQTQTATQDGKNAVNDTAYDPRGLVASTSTFKATAAPSGGLLTFLATDVKTRHAIGYDNLGRTVTDTITGLDRNNNQVGAGLVTSTSYTGDSVTVTPPAGGTATTVYADARGRKAKIRQYKGSVVSGSFLDSTFGYDILGRQTTVTDTDGNVWTTGYDIRGRAKTKSDPDAGTTNLTYDDAGQVLTTTDARNVKLAFGYDNLGRKTGVFKDSLAGTRYASWTYDTVAKGQLTSSTKYEGTDAYTTAVTGYDDGYRPLGNSVTIPASAGTLAGTYTSTATYKPDGSLATVGYPAAGGLAAETVSSGYNSIGQQISATGLDTYLANAIYFYDGALYQSVRGAAGKQIKATTFREEYTGRLTKSQLDTEKVGAVGGFEEQYNEIYAYDAVGNVTGVNENKTGAVIANQCFGYDGLRRMTESWTTTASTCQASPTAGVIGGADPYWTTYTFDNVGNRKTELKHGLSGASDTTRTYTNPAAKALRPHSLTKVDTKIGTGTAVTTDSLSYDAAGNTQSHNSANYTFNELGKLASIAISGGATTSYVYDADGNRILRKDTTGTTVYLGTTELHANTPTSAATATRTYPGAVRTTSGGLAWMVTDHHGTGQASVKATDLTVTRRRTDPFGGVRGTTAVWPTEHGFVDGVNDPDTALVHVGARDYNPKTGRFVSVDPVFDATDPQSWHGFAYASNAPATSSDPTGLCEDDGNGCSPVGNSSSGGSHHEDCNDGPCGGYDDAGDPWEPEDGWRCGNGGSCRDTPSDGCGSPGFVGPCTGQDNTLTCALQKACFGTGVSLCEFFCPGLHSPQPTPPPKLAGNRAPQKKAKKTPWVLVATSSDVRVSDWEGNGFDLMDTKDHKYSEGVKWAAGALSPPVGTVMVAIHDVKYQFRYREQTYARLNDGQLEFRTERDITEYRRRMFFMPWDAFTVTSVWQDFESM